GTGCCTTGACAAATTCACCCCCCATATAGGCATCAACGATGTCAACTGGCTGGGGATCATCCGCGCTCATAGGTTGGCTGATCGATGGCAAGTCAAATGTATGACCAATCGCTTCAACCGAAATGGTGGCCGCGATCAATGCTTTGCCTGACATCAAAAATCCGAAACGTGACCTGTAGGCGGCCTCATAGGCGACGGTCATCGAGTCTATATCGCCATCATAGGGAACTTCCAACGCTGTATCCGAGCCATCATAGCGCAGATGCACAAACCAGTTGGTTTCCATGCGCTCAGCCGCGATATTCTGCGCCCGCACCTCGGCTTCGGCATCCGTAGCCAATGCGCTCAGCTCACTTTCAAGACGGCCAAGCAATTCCGTGTTCAGATGCGCTTCAACCGACCTTTCGCGCATCGCCGTTACATCGGCCAGCCCCATGCCATAGGCTGATAACACTCCGGCAAATGGATGAATCAGCACCGATGTCATGCCCAGATTATCGGCGATCTGACAGGCATGCTGTCCACCAGCCCCGCCAAAACATTGCAAGGTATATTCGGTGACATCATAGCCGCGTTGCACCGATATCTTTTTGATCGCATTCGCCATATTTTCAACCGCTATACGCAAAAACCCATCGGCAATGGCTTCGGGCGAGCGATCCATACCGGTGCTGGCCTTGACCTGTGCTGCCAGCGCTTCAAATCCGGCACGTACAGGCACCGCGTCAAGCGGTTGATTCTGGTTCGGGCCAAATACTGGGGGAAAGAATTGCGGTTGTAATTTACCCAGCATCACATTGCAGTCAGTGACCGCCAACGGGCCGCCGCGTCGGTAACAGGCTGGCCCCGGATTGGCACCAGCGCTTTCCGGCCCCACCCGAAAACGCGCGCCATCGAACTGGCATAAAGACCCGCCACCTGCCGCAACCGTATGGATCAACAGCATTGGCGCATGTATCCGCACGCCAGCTACAACAGTCTCAAACACCCGTTCAAAGGCATTTTCAAAATGCGCCACATCGGTTGATGTTCCGCCCATATCAAACGTAATCACCCGGTCAAAGCCAGCTTGCTGCGCCGTTTTGACAGCCCCGACAATCCCCCCAGCCGGCCCTGACAAAATCGCATCCTTGCCCTGAAACAGACTCGAATCTGTCAAGCCGCCATTCGATTGCATCAGTTGCAAATTGGTGCTGTTTCCGTCATCTGACAGCGCCTCGGCAATCCGGTCGATATAGCGGCGCAAAATCGGCGACAGATAAGCATCGGCGATCGTCGTATCGCCGCGCCCGACAAATTTGATCATCGAGCTGGTCTGATGGCTTGTCGAAATCTGGCTAAAGCCAATATCTGATGCCAGTTTGGCTATCTTTTGCTCATGCCCTGGCACACGGTAAGCATGCATCAACACAATCGCAATCGACCGGATGCCATCATCATAGGCGGCTTGCAGACGCGGCCGCAGATCATCCAGATCAAGCGGCACCAGCACATTATCCTCGGCATCAATGCGCTCATTAACTTCTTCCACGCGTTCATACAGCATTTCAGGCAAGGTAATCTTGCGGTCAAACAGCCGCGGACGTGCCTGATAGGCAATACGTATCTGGTCACGGAAACCCTTTGTTACAACCAGCAAGGTGCGGTCACCCTTGCGCTCCAGCAGTGCATTGGTGGCGACCGTTGTGCCCATTTTCACCGCATCAATCAGGCTGGCGGGGATCGGGTCGTTGCTCTCGATATTCAGAAAGTCGCGGATCCCCTGCAACGCGGCATCATCATAGGCTTCCGGATTTTCCGACAGTAATTTATGCGTCGCCAGCACGCCTTCGGGACTGCGCGCTACCACATCGGTGAATGTGCCCCCACGGTCAACCCAGAACTGCCAGCCGGATATATCCGCGCCTTTATCTGAAGCGTGCGTTTTGTCAAAAGAGTCCGGTGGCATAAAATATCCGTTCACAAGCAGTAATCGAAAGAACAAACAGCAATATCGATGAAAATGATTCCGCTAAATATGTTCGTAATGAATGTCGCGGATAACCGCCCGTCTTGTCAATTTGTCTTGTCAATTTTGATCTATGAAAATCAGCTTATTTTCTGTCACAGACATGATTGATACCATCGCTAATCTTCGCATCCATAAAGGCATGAATATCGACCATATCAAAACAGGCAATATTAACCCCATAAGTAGTCGGGTCAGCGCGGCGCTTATGAAATGTATAAATACCGCATTTTTTACAGAAATAATGTTTTGCTTCACCTGTATTCCACCGATACAGCGTCAGCAACTTTTCACCTTTGACAATCTTCAGATCGTCCAGTTTGACCGAGGCCATGACCGCCCAGCGGCGACGGCATAGGGAACAGTCACATCTCTTGGCGCTAACAAATTCTCCATCAAACGGAATTATGAATTCTACCCCGCCGCAATGACACGTACCGGTTATGGTCATTTTCAAAACTCCTTTTCGAAATATACGCGGTCATAGCCGTCAACTTCACCGCGAAAGGTTTCGCTAAAGCCAAGCGCATGATACCAGCTGATATTCCGTTCCATCTTAACATTCGTATAAAGCTGATAACGGTCACAAAGCGGGCGCAGATAATCTTCTATAAAATCCATCATGCGCTTGCCTAGCCCCTTGCCTGCCGCCATCGGCGTTACGGCCACATTTTCAAGCCAGTAATCATCACCTTTTTTGACAATTATGGCAAAGCCAACAATGTCAAAATCGTCACGCTTGCCACTATCACTTTTGGTATCGGCCACCTTGTCCTCGACAACAAATACAATATCATCCGCTATATGCGCCGCATAATCAGCCAGCATCGGCGCTGGCCTCCGCCCCATCAGCGGCACATAATCCCGATAGGCCGCCACCGCAATCGCA
This window of the Candidatus Puniceispirillum marinum IMCC1322 genome carries:
- a CDS encoding hydantoinase B/oxoprolinase family protein, encoding MPPDSFDKTHASDKGADISGWQFWVDRGGTFTDVVARSPEGVLATHKLLSENPEAYDDAALQGIRDFLNIESNDPIPASLIDAVKMGTTVATNALLERKGDRTLLVVTKGFRDQIRIAYQARPRLFDRKITLPEMLYERVEEVNERIDAEDNVLVPLDLDDLRPRLQAAYDDGIRSIAIVLMHAYRVPGHEQKIAKLASDIGFSQISTSHQTSSMIKFVGRGDTTIADAYLSPILRRYIDRIAEALSDDGNSTNLQLMQSNGGLTDSSLFQGKDAILSGPAGGIVGAVKTAQQAGFDRVITFDMGGTSTDVAHFENAFERVFETVVAGVRIHAPMLLIHTVAAGGGSLCQFDGARFRVGPESAGANPGPACYRRGGPLAVTDCNVMLGKLQPQFFPPVFGPNQNQPLDAVPVRAGFEALAAQVKASTGMDRSPEAIADGFLRIAVENMANAIKKISVQRGYDVTEYTLQCFGGAGGQHACQIADNLGMTSVLIHPFAGVLSAYGMGLADVTAMRERSVEAHLNTELLGRLESELSALATDAEAEVRAQNIAAERMETNWFVHLRYDGSDTALEVPYDGDIDSMTVAYEAAYRSRFGFLMSGKALIAATISVEAIGHTFDLPSISQPMSADDPQPVDIVDAYMGGEFVKAPVFQRDKIGAGNRIKGPALIIEATGTNVVEPGWEAEMSDIGNLVLRRTEARAERHAIGTSCDPVMLEVFNNLFMSIAEQMGYTLQNTALSVNVKERLDFSCAIFDATGSLIANAPHMPVHLGSMGESVRAIINGNEGNINPGDSFVLNNPYNGGTHLPDITVVTPVFKADKSDILFFVACRGHHPDVGGRTPGSAPPDSAHIDEEGVLIDNFKMVDAGTYREAEMMAILKEAKYPARNPEQNIADLRAQLAANEKGLQELNKMVVQFGLDTVIAYMGHVQDNAEESVRRVIDVLSDGEFTYPMDNGQQVKVKISIDKAKRSAVVDFTGTSPQGANNFNAPAAVCRAAVLYVFRTLVDDDIPMNEGCLKPVSIILPDDCMLKARYPAAVIAGNVETSQIVTDTLYGALGVMAAAQGTMNNFIYGNDTHQYYETLCGGSGAGPDFDGTDAVHTHMTNSRLTDPEVLEWRYPVILESFEIRENSGGVGKYMGGNGVRRRTRFLEEMEAVILANHRIVPPYGMAGGGAAATGANWVERTDGSIETLTATDLRTMKPGDVFVIETPGGGGFGKNDDG
- a CDS encoding GFA family protein, translating into MTITGTCHCGGVEFIIPFDGEFVSAKRCDCSLCRRRWAVMASVKLDDLKIVKGEKLLTLYRWNTGEAKHYFCKKCGIYTFHKRRADPTTYGVNIACFDMVDIHAFMDAKISDGINHVCDRK
- a CDS encoding GNAT family N-acetyltransferase, giving the protein MKIRKATMDDAETCAAIAVAAYRDYVPLMGRRPAPMLADYAAHIADDIVFVVEDKVADTKSDSGKRDDFDIVGFAIIVKKGDDYWLENVAVTPMAAGKGLGKRMMDFIEDYLRPLCDRYQLYTNVKMERNISWYHALGFSETFRGEVDGYDRVYFEKEF